From the Exiguobacterium aurantiacum genome, one window contains:
- a CDS encoding S66 family peptidase has product MSNKQPPALRPGDTIGIITPSFPAPVRFPERYARGTEQLRRMGFLVREGRCTHRSEGYRSASIRERAEEFNELLRDDDVKAIISTIGGTNSNSLLPYIDYEALRRRPKIIMGYSDVTALLLACYTQTGVTTFYGPAIIPSFGEYETMFADGERYVREVLCLERTAPYTLDVPREWTEEMIDWSTQDREKKFYPNEGWLTLQGGQARGKLIGGNLNTMTGFLKSDYFPDMEGAILFLEDSFKTMADEERSLSMLKLGGVFNQINGLIIGKHEHFDAGGAPFTFEELVLEVLGDVDFPILTNVDIGHTFPSHVFPIGIDVMLDATAGTITFLEDGVTR; this is encoded by the coding sequence GTGTCAAATAAACAACCACCGGCGTTACGACCGGGGGATACGATTGGGATCATCACACCATCATTTCCGGCACCGGTCCGGTTTCCAGAACGGTACGCGCGCGGGACGGAACAACTAAGGCGGATGGGATTTCTCGTTCGAGAAGGACGGTGCACGCACCGTTCAGAAGGATACCGCTCGGCCTCGATCCGAGAACGAGCCGAGGAGTTCAATGAGCTGCTGCGTGATGATGACGTGAAAGCGATCATCAGCACGATTGGAGGGACGAACTCGAACTCGCTCTTGCCGTATATCGATTACGAGGCGTTGCGACGACGCCCAAAAATCATCATGGGCTATAGTGATGTCACGGCACTTCTTCTCGCCTGCTATACACAGACGGGTGTGACGACGTTCTATGGTCCAGCTATCATCCCGTCGTTCGGGGAATACGAGACGATGTTTGCGGACGGGGAGCGCTATGTGCGGGAGGTACTTTGTTTGGAGCGGACGGCGCCTTATACGCTCGACGTGCCCCGGGAGTGGACCGAGGAGATGATCGATTGGTCGACGCAGGACCGAGAGAAAAAATTCTATCCGAATGAAGGGTGGCTCACACTTCAAGGCGGCCAGGCCCGCGGGAAGTTGATTGGTGGGAACTTGAACACGATGACCGGCTTCTTGAAATCGGACTATTTTCCCGACATGGAAGGGGCTATCCTGTTTTTAGAAGACTCCTTCAAAACGATGGCGGACGAGGAGCGTTCCCTCAGTATGCTCAAACTGGGAGGTGTGTTCAATCAAATCAATGGACTCATCATTGGGAAACATGAACATTTCGATGCGGGCGGCGCGCCGTTCACGTTCGAGGAGTTGGTGCTCGAAGTTCTCGGAGACGTCGACTTCCCGATTTTGACGAACGTCGATATCGGGCATACATTCCCGTCCCACGTGTTCCCGATCGGCATCGATGTCATGCTCGATGCGACGGCAGGAACAATCACATTTTTAGAGGATGGAGTGACGCGATAA
- a CDS encoding NUDIX hydrolase has protein sequence MEFITVVDHRRKKVGLKSRADVHRDGDWHETFHCWMTDQDRLFLQLRSDDKADFPRLFDITAAGHLAAGETVRDGVREIHEELGLELTLDQLTPLGIFEDVIETKTFLDREFAHTYVYAYAGEPFTLDETEVADVVTVDFAAFRSLLAGTHAEVESISAISGETRTVTKQDLVPHPTSYWEQVLTGLEELTSSD, from the coding sequence ATGGAATTCATCACGGTCGTGGACCACCGACGGAAAAAAGTTGGGTTGAAGTCACGCGCCGATGTGCATCGGGACGGGGACTGGCATGAGACGTTCCACTGTTGGATGACGGACCAGGACCGTCTTTTCTTGCAACTTCGAAGCGACGACAAGGCAGACTTTCCCAGATTGTTCGATATCACTGCGGCCGGGCATTTAGCAGCCGGAGAGACCGTTCGGGACGGCGTGCGTGAGATTCATGAAGAGCTCGGGCTCGAACTGACGCTCGACCAATTGACCCCACTCGGCATCTTCGAAGACGTGATCGAGACAAAGACGTTTTTGGATCGAGAGTTCGCCCATACATATGTCTACGCGTACGCGGGAGAACCGTTCACATTAGATGAAACAGAAGTGGCCGATGTCGTCACCGTCGATTTCGCGGCGTTCCGGTCACTTTTGGCCGGGACGCATGCGGAGGTTGAGTCGATCTCGGCAATCTCAGGGGAGACACGGACCGTGACGAAGCAAGATCTCGTGCCACATCCGACAAGCTACTGGGAGCAAGTTTTGACAGGCCTTGAAGAGCTGACTTCAAGCGATTGA
- a CDS encoding GNAT family N-acetyltransferase has translation MNVEHTDTPLQIETGRLYLRAPHAGEDARIVNEAIRESHDELKRWLPFAQEVPTLSETEENLKRAQELYVTGESFRYLIFLRDTGTFVGTVSLFGIDWDVRKAAVGYWLHTAYTGHGYMSEAVEAIVRFGFSHFGFNRIEIQCESTNEGSRMIPERLGFRLEGTLRNEDLSADGQRLTDTAVYGILPGELIPEAP, from the coding sequence ATGAACGTTGAACATACAGATACACCGCTCCAGATTGAGACCGGGCGATTATACTTGCGGGCACCTCACGCAGGGGAAGATGCGCGTATCGTCAACGAGGCGATTCGGGAGTCACATGATGAATTGAAGCGCTGGCTTCCATTCGCGCAAGAAGTGCCGACGTTGTCCGAGACGGAAGAAAACTTGAAGCGGGCGCAGGAACTCTACGTAACAGGCGAAAGTTTTCGGTATCTCATCTTTTTACGAGACACGGGGACGTTCGTCGGAACGGTCAGCCTGTTTGGGATCGACTGGGACGTGCGAAAGGCTGCCGTTGGCTATTGGCTTCACACGGCATATACTGGTCACGGTTATATGAGCGAGGCGGTCGAGGCAATCGTCCGTTTCGGATTCTCCCACTTTGGCTTCAATCGGATTGAAATCCAATGCGAGTCGACGAACGAGGGGAGTCGAATGATTCCAGAACGACTCGGCTTTCGTTTGGAAGGTACGCTCCGAAACGAAGATTTGTCTGCTGACGGACAGCGATTGACGGACACGGCTGTCTACGGAATCTTACCGGGAGAACTTATACCTGAAGCGCCATGA
- a CDS encoding GNAT family N-acetyltransferase, with amino-acid sequence MSIRLEPLRDAHWPVLETFSLPLDQEKYTTLPKDIDSPLPDGVHPVVITTDEPVGFFLLHDTERVASYTETDDALLLSMFSINHSVQGNGHAKAALRQLPSYVQEHFTDKHEIVLSVNLKNGPAFSLYQTVGFVDTGRRIDGPIGPQRIMALQV; translated from the coding sequence ATGTCAATCAGACTCGAACCACTCCGTGACGCCCATTGGCCTGTCCTGGAGACATTTAGCCTGCCGCTCGACCAAGAGAAATATACGACGCTCCCAAAAGATATCGATTCGCCGTTGCCAGACGGCGTGCACCCTGTCGTCATCACGACAGATGAGCCCGTCGGTTTCTTTTTGCTCCACGACACGGAACGGGTCGCCTCGTATACGGAGACAGACGACGCGTTATTGCTCTCGATGTTTTCCATCAATCATTCGGTTCAAGGAAACGGCCATGCCAAAGCGGCGCTCCGTCAATTGCCAAGTTACGTCCAGGAACATTTCACCGATAAACACGAAATCGTCTTGTCGGTCAATCTCAAAAATGGGCCAGCCTTCTCGCTCTATCAAACGGTCGGCTTTGTCGATACCGGCCGCCGCATCGACGGACCGATTGGGCCGCAACGAATCATGGCGCTTCAGGTATAA
- a CDS encoding GNAT family N-acetyltransferase has protein sequence MARPFIAYIQNPPRADLYRAFMDGFSDYMIHFDMDETRFEAVFLVRDQNQPSRSIVAYTDDRPVAVMLSGVAHLDTGWVTRCGGLAVAPDYRHLGIANELMRRFDEQATGIRLLEVIQGNEPALALYERLGYETVRDIMYFQSVSTETDASLEPEPITELFETYYPSATHRPIWQVDVRTTQQQAELVRVEEGETTGALLFRGDLLLDVFGRDEDAEWLLRAAAAAGPIKLTLTSDRPALVEAARKLGFVQDDIAQFEMMKSGGIV, from the coding sequence ATGGCGAGACCATTCATTGCCTATATCCAAAATCCGCCGCGCGCGGATCTCTACCGTGCCTTCATGGATGGCTTTTCCGATTATATGATTCACTTTGACATGGATGAGACTCGATTTGAGGCGGTGTTCCTCGTCCGCGATCAAAACCAGCCATCCCGTTCCATCGTCGCTTATACGGACGATCGACCCGTTGCCGTCATGTTGAGCGGTGTGGCACATCTCGATACGGGATGGGTCACTCGTTGCGGCGGCTTAGCGGTCGCGCCTGATTATCGACATTTAGGCATCGCGAACGAGCTGATGCGACGGTTCGATGAACAAGCGACGGGCATTCGTCTGCTCGAAGTCATCCAAGGGAACGAACCAGCGCTCGCGCTTTACGAACGGCTCGGCTATGAAACAGTTCGAGACATCATGTACTTCCAATCTGTATCGACCGAGACGGATGCGTCACTCGAACCGGAACCGATCACCGAGCTGTTCGAGACGTATTATCCATCCGCAACCCACCGACCGATTTGGCAAGTCGATGTTCGTACGACCCAACAACAGGCTGAGCTCGTTCGAGTCGAGGAAGGCGAGACGACAGGGGCGCTCCTTTTCCGAGGCGACTTGCTCCTTGATGTGTTTGGTCGCGATGAGGACGCGGAATGGTTGTTGCGAGCGGCAGCCGCGGCCGGTCCGATTAAACTGACGCTCACCTCGGATCGTCCGGCCTTGGTCGAGGCAGCTCGGAAGCTCGGGTTCGTGCAGGATGACATCGCACAATTCGAGATGATGAAATCGGGAGGGATCGTGTGA
- a CDS encoding M23 family metallopeptidase, whose translation MWKQLLVTVGTGVLILSGTSAVSADQLTPQDLVKTTKSLQQTEQRIQTSKQSVAKAKRRTEAAEEKVNAIQKKIDHANAQLVSYETALNPEADDPSLFKQVLSTVLPSAKAEAAASEKTETDLKAKQAATARSLEKLENEQAKVEAEHKKARSSHSAAYKQLKGQAAQLKDLKKQTAALAPDKFMMPATGRLSQGYGPASGQFGYTFHNGIDIAANIGTPIYAAAAGTVTDVKSGGPYGKHVFIEHEIDGQKWTTVYAHMHKIEVKKGQALLQGEGIGQIGNTGNSSGPHLHFEVHQGEYAYSSSSAGNTVNPMNVTEVLGGSSPIKATY comes from the coding sequence ATGTGGAAACAACTACTCGTAACCGTCGGTACAGGCGTCTTGATTTTATCAGGGACTTCAGCCGTATCCGCGGATCAGCTTACCCCGCAAGACCTCGTCAAGACGACGAAATCGCTTCAACAGACCGAACAACGGATTCAAACGTCGAAACAATCGGTCGCCAAAGCCAAACGCCGCACTGAAGCGGCTGAAGAAAAAGTGAACGCAATCCAAAAGAAAATCGATCATGCCAACGCGCAACTCGTGTCTTACGAGACGGCGCTGAATCCAGAGGCAGATGACCCATCCCTGTTCAAACAAGTGTTATCGACCGTGCTTCCGAGCGCGAAGGCGGAAGCTGCGGCATCTGAAAAGACCGAGACCGACTTGAAGGCGAAACAAGCGGCGACGGCTCGGTCGTTAGAAAAACTAGAGAACGAGCAGGCGAAAGTGGAAGCGGAGCACAAGAAGGCCCGCTCGTCCCATTCAGCCGCCTACAAGCAGTTAAAAGGGCAAGCGGCCCAATTGAAAGACTTGAAGAAACAAACGGCGGCGCTTGCGCCTGACAAATTCATGATGCCGGCGACCGGTCGTCTGTCGCAAGGGTACGGACCCGCGAGCGGTCAGTTCGGGTACACGTTCCATAACGGGATCGATATCGCGGCGAACATCGGCACGCCGATTTACGCGGCGGCAGCCGGGACGGTCACTGACGTCAAATCGGGCGGTCCTTACGGCAAGCACGTCTTCATCGAGCATGAAATCGATGGGCAAAAATGGACGACCGTATACGCCCATATGCATAAAATCGAAGTGAAAAAAGGACAGGCGTTGCTTCAAGGCGAAGGCATCGGCCAAATCGGTAACACCGGCAACTCGTCAGGTCCTCACCTCCATTTCGAAGTGCATCAAGGCGAATACGCCTACTCATCCAGTTCGGCCGGAAACACGGTCAACCCGATGAACGTCACTGAAGTGCTCGGTGGCTCGTCGCCCATTAAAGCGACTTATTGA
- a CDS encoding helix-turn-helix transcriptional regulator, translating to MHTKETFSELISSKLKLIRTEQGLSQEELCTLVGISKKTLIQIEKRRSNANWTTTVAICALFNQSPYLHSLIGDHPIEFIRLVAHTDSSLATKTLGGHVWWTTIEHQGKYRIQQNMVSQHYRILDIDDFRWFSTFDRDEAFQKLFELRTTHDEQT from the coding sequence ATGCATACAAAAGAAACGTTTTCCGAGCTGATTTCCAGCAAACTCAAATTAATTCGGACGGAACAAGGGCTATCCCAAGAAGAACTATGTACGCTTGTCGGCATCTCAAAAAAGACGTTGATTCAAATCGAAAAGCGACGTTCGAACGCGAACTGGACGACGACCGTCGCCATCTGTGCCTTGTTCAATCAAAGTCCCTATCTGCACTCATTGATTGGCGACCATCCGATTGAATTCATCCGCCTCGTCGCGCATACCGACTCTAGCCTCGCGACAAAGACATTGGGCGGGCACGTCTGGTGGACGACAATCGAACATCAAGGGAAATACCGGATTCAACAAAACATGGTCAGCCAGCATTATCGAATTCTAGATATCGACGATTTCCGATGGTTCAGCACGTTCGATCGCGACGAGGCGTTCCAAAAACTGTTCGAACTGCGAACGACACATGACGAGCAGACTTGA
- a CDS encoding TraR/DksA C4-type zinc finger protein, with protein sequence MLTQKQIDTFKERLLKEKAKTEGYMENREEVYDEGELSHYDNHPADSGEELFLRERDQALTELDEDFLSDVDKALLAIENGTYGKCEVCGEDIELDRLEVIPEATLCIKHAREQEEDEHQTDRERPVEEDVLNPSETAARKQLDGTDDPGQSTDAFSQVEDFGSSDTIADSEGNHDPTGE encoded by the coding sequence ATGTTGACACAGAAGCAGATCGATACGTTCAAGGAGCGTCTCTTAAAAGAAAAAGCGAAGACCGAAGGATATATGGAAAATCGAGAAGAGGTATATGACGAAGGGGAGTTGTCACATTATGACAATCACCCGGCCGATTCCGGCGAAGAACTCTTTTTACGTGAACGCGACCAAGCACTCACGGAACTTGACGAAGATTTCTTGAGTGATGTCGACAAGGCACTGCTCGCCATCGAGAACGGGACGTATGGAAAGTGTGAGGTGTGCGGGGAAGACATCGAGTTGGACCGCCTAGAGGTCATCCCGGAAGCGACGCTCTGTATCAAACATGCGCGTGAACAAGAAGAAGACGAGCATCAGACCGACCGTGAGCGCCCGGTCGAAGAGGACGTGCTCAACCCATCCGAGACAGCCGCCCGCAAACAGCTCGATGGGACGGATGATCCTGGCCAAAGCACCGACGCGTTCAGCCAAGTCGAGGATTTCGGGAGTTCAGACACGATCGCCGATAGCGAAGGCAATCACGACCCGACAGGAGAATAA
- a CDS encoding GrpB family protein, producing MRKVEVVPYDPIWATKFNEEAAKLQRLFEAELVAIHHIGSTSVPGLDAKPIIDIMPVVRQIERIDDWVGHMEALGYRSFGEHGIPRRRFFAKGEEVRTIHVHMFEDGDEGVIRHLAFRDYLITFPDVRDEYAALKQQLASQHPDDIESYIQGKQDWVSATERTATIWYGSREHI from the coding sequence ATGAGAAAAGTAGAGGTCGTCCCATACGATCCGATATGGGCGACGAAATTCAATGAAGAGGCGGCCAAGCTTCAGCGATTGTTCGAAGCTGAACTCGTCGCGATTCATCACATTGGCAGCACGTCGGTCCCCGGACTCGATGCGAAGCCGATTATCGACATCATGCCGGTCGTGCGGCAAATCGAGCGGATCGACGACTGGGTCGGTCATATGGAAGCGCTCGGCTATCGGAGTTTCGGTGAGCACGGCATACCGAGACGCCGGTTTTTTGCGAAAGGTGAGGAAGTGCGGACGATTCATGTCCATATGTTCGAGGATGGGGATGAAGGCGTGATCCGGCACCTCGCGTTTCGCGACTACTTGATCACGTTCCCGGACGTGCGTGACGAGTACGCGGCGCTTAAACAACAGTTGGCGAGCCAACATCCGGACGATATTGAAAGTTATATCCAGGGCAAACAAGACTGGGTGTCGGCAACAGAGCGAACGGCTACAATATGGTATGGATCTAGAGAACATATTTGA
- a CDS encoding GNAT family N-acetyltransferase translates to MMQLKRTGDAALVATLNRPIHEHHLQLAPAFFAPYDHAAMKAAFSEMMARDDYHFFTAEAHSDMVGYVCFQERVSEANAFRQAVRTLYVHQISINPEAKRKGYGRLIMDEVERYAITHGFLSIELDYWTANEGAAAFYERVGFRAKRQIVVKQL, encoded by the coding sequence ATGATGCAGTTGAAACGAACCGGCGATGCGGCATTGGTTGCGACGTTGAACCGTCCCATCCATGAACATCATCTTCAACTGGCGCCGGCTTTCTTTGCACCTTACGATCATGCGGCGATGAAAGCGGCGTTTTCGGAGATGATGGCGCGAGACGATTACCATTTCTTCACAGCGGAGGCCCATAGTGACATGGTCGGATACGTCTGTTTTCAAGAGCGGGTGAGTGAGGCGAACGCATTTCGGCAAGCTGTTCGAACACTTTACGTGCATCAAATCAGTATCAACCCGGAAGCGAAGCGAAAAGGTTATGGACGTTTGATTATGGATGAGGTGGAACGCTATGCCATCACGCACGGATTTCTGTCCATCGAACTGGATTATTGGACGGCGAATGAAGGGGCAGCTGCTTTTTATGAACGAGTCGGATTCCGAGCGAAACGTCAAATCGTCGTGAAGCAGCTGTAG
- a CDS encoding pirin family protein encodes MTNRFERDVATHWPVAYKQPGYPHVQQGWILPPERKDEFDPFILMAEDWFKRGTFSDHPHRGFQTITYVIDGRLEHIDNHGGHSILDAGDVQYMNAGWAARHAEEAVADDLIHTLQLWLNLPKALKTTTTSYQNVYVEDAPIVPIDGGQVRVYSGEVAGATGPMDSLVPITMSEVSLREGAVYEHVIPANHNAFVYILAGAVELGTSASPLEKTHVATLTFDETADGESGLRIKATSRTKLLVYSGKPIREDYIAHGPFVMNTEDEIRQAFRDYHAGVFGPPAVK; translated from the coding sequence ATGACAAATCGATTCGAGCGCGACGTCGCCACACATTGGCCAGTCGCCTATAAGCAACCTGGATATCCACACGTGCAACAAGGGTGGATCTTGCCCCCTGAGCGAAAAGACGAGTTCGACCCGTTCATCTTGATGGCCGAAGATTGGTTCAAACGAGGCACGTTCTCAGACCACCCCCATCGCGGCTTCCAGACAATCACCTATGTGATTGACGGGCGACTCGAACATATCGACAACCATGGCGGGCATTCGATTTTAGATGCCGGAGACGTCCAGTACATGAACGCAGGCTGGGCGGCCCGACACGCCGAGGAGGCCGTCGCCGATGACTTGATCCACACGCTGCAACTATGGCTCAATTTGCCGAAAGCGCTCAAAACGACGACGACGTCTTATCAAAACGTGTACGTCGAAGACGCCCCGATCGTTCCAATCGACGGGGGGCAAGTCCGTGTCTATTCGGGTGAGGTCGCCGGCGCGACAGGCCCGATGGATAGCCTCGTCCCGATTACGATGAGTGAAGTGAGCTTACGGGAAGGTGCGGTCTATGAGCACGTCATCCCGGCGAACCATAACGCCTTCGTCTACATCCTCGCCGGTGCGGTCGAGCTCGGGACATCAGCGTCTCCGCTCGAGAAGACGCACGTGGCGACGCTCACGTTCGACGAGACGGCCGATGGTGAGAGCGGACTCCGCATAAAAGCGACGTCACGCACGAAATTGCTCGTCTATTCGGGAAAACCGATTCGAGAAGACTATATCGCCCACGGCCCGTTCGTCATGAACACCGAAGACGAGATTCGCCAAGCGTTCCGCGATTATCATGCTGGTGTGTTCGGTCCTCCCGCCGTCAAATAA
- a CDS encoding aldo/keto reductase, with the protein MQRIELTEDLSFSRIIHGMWRLAEWDMSPQERLTFIEQCIELGITTFDHADIYGGYTCEGLFGEALRLNPSLRDQIEIVTKTGIKLTGSYNPGQTINHYDTTKEHIIRQAERSLQELAIDQIDTLLIHRPDPLMNPDEVAEAFITLQRSGKVRTFGVSNHVPATQQLLQSRLPFQLVTNQLELSPMQLKHFEDGSVDLCHEKQMPLMAWSPLAGGQLFTESQYAPLREKLEDISDRHEADGIDAVVYAWLLKHPAKIMPIVGSGKIDRVKTAVGALDIELTREEWFEILKAARGRDVD; encoded by the coding sequence ATGCAACGTATCGAACTGACAGAAGATTTATCATTCTCACGGATCATCCACGGCATGTGGCGTCTCGCCGAATGGGACATGAGCCCGCAGGAACGTCTCACGTTCATCGAGCAATGTATCGAGCTCGGGATCACGACGTTCGACCACGCCGATATATACGGTGGCTATACATGTGAAGGACTTTTTGGGGAAGCGCTGCGCCTCAACCCTTCACTCCGAGATCAAATCGAGATCGTGACGAAGACCGGTATCAAATTGACAGGCTCTTATAACCCAGGTCAAACGATTAACCACTATGACACGACGAAAGAACATATCATCCGTCAAGCCGAGCGTTCACTCCAAGAGCTCGCCATCGACCAGATTGACACGTTGTTGATTCACCGTCCCGACCCACTCATGAACCCGGACGAAGTCGCCGAGGCGTTCATCACGTTGCAACGAAGTGGAAAAGTCCGGACGTTCGGTGTCTCGAACCACGTACCGGCGACCCAACAGTTGCTCCAATCACGCTTGCCGTTCCAACTCGTGACGAATCAGCTTGAACTTTCACCGATGCAATTGAAACACTTCGAAGATGGTTCTGTCGACCTATGTCACGAGAAGCAGATGCCGCTCATGGCGTGGAGTCCTCTCGCCGGCGGACAACTGTTCACCGAGTCACAGTATGCGCCTCTTCGCGAGAAACTCGAAGACATCAGTGACCGCCATGAAGCGGACGGCATCGATGCAGTCGTTTACGCATGGCTCTTGAAGCATCCGGCCAAGATCATGCCGATCGTCGGATCTGGGAAAATTGACCGAGTCAAGACCGCCGTCGGCGCGCTCGATATCGAGCTCACACGTGAAGAATGGTTCGAAATTTTGAAGGCGGCCCGCGGCCGCGACGTTGATTAA
- a CDS encoding protein kinase family protein: protein MNHYEQYADVAFERHGQDTRVTAYHPDLELHGIGRSAAVFRIKATRLVIKVFFPGYTHIAAEEAMIYRTLEGLPQFPGLYDAGPTYIVIDYIEGKTLFECLIEGIWIDPAYIEQVDQALIAARRLGLTPSDVHLRNLILTPDGRIYLIDLARFRQGQQIDHQWEDLKRMYRLYRLRFMPKRYSERWLNGVAYLYRTFVNDPRR, encoded by the coding sequence ATGAATCATTATGAACAATATGCGGACGTCGCGTTTGAGCGACACGGGCAAGACACGCGTGTGACCGCCTATCATCCCGACCTCGAACTGCACGGGATCGGGCGCAGCGCTGCCGTATTCCGCATAAAAGCTACGCGACTCGTCATTAAAGTATTTTTTCCCGGCTATACGCACATCGCGGCCGAGGAAGCCATGATCTATCGGACGCTTGAGGGATTGCCTCAATTCCCGGGTCTGTACGACGCAGGTCCGACCTATATCGTCATCGACTATATCGAAGGGAAGACGCTGTTTGAGTGTTTGATTGAAGGCATTTGGATCGACCCCGCGTACATCGAGCAAGTCGATCAGGCGCTGATAGCGGCCCGGAGACTCGGGTTGACCCCGTCCGACGTCCATTTACGCAACCTCATCCTCACGCCGGACGGCCGCATCTATTTGATTGACTTGGCGCGGTTCCGACAAGGGCAACAAATCGATCACCAATGGGAAGATTTGAAGCGGATGTATCGGCTCTATCGCCTCCGCTTCATGCCGAAGCGGTATTCGGAGCGCTGGTTGAACGGTGTCGCCTATTTATATCGCACGTTCGTGAACGACCCGAGACGTTAG
- a CDS encoding four-helix bundle copper-binding protein yields MAHRIYANELETLHDCVETCNYCLESCLEEHDVKMMVDCIRLDRECAAICSFLAEAMTRDSAFVPELARACAVVCKACAQECEKHKHEHCQECARVCFECASMCDRLAA; encoded by the coding sequence ATGGCTCATCGAATTTATGCGAACGAACTGGAAACGTTGCACGATTGCGTGGAGACGTGCAATTACTGTCTTGAATCTTGTCTCGAGGAACATGACGTGAAGATGATGGTCGACTGTATCCGACTCGACCGTGAGTGCGCCGCAATCTGTTCGTTCCTCGCCGAGGCGATGACCCGGGATTCGGCGTTCGTACCGGAACTCGCCCGGGCTTGTGCGGTCGTCTGTAAGGCGTGCGCCCAAGAGTGCGAGAAACATAAGCACGAACATTGCCAAGAGTGTGCGCGTGTCTGTTTCGAGTGCGCGTCGATGTGTGACCGCTTGGCAGCATAA
- a CDS encoding GNAT family N-acetyltransferase — protein MIRNCRRDDLQAVLHIYNDAIVNSTAVYHYEPVTLQNRIAWYEEKKAAGLPIIVWEEGDVVMGFATFGPFRPWPAYHYTVEHSVYVHPGYRGKGIGNKLLREIIRIGEEREVKTMIGGIDAANIASVKAHEKLGFVHSGTIKRAGYKFGKWLDLSFYQLDLKGPETPQEG, from the coding sequence ATGATTCGTAACTGCCGTCGAGACGACCTTCAGGCCGTCCTACATATTTATAATGATGCCATCGTCAACAGTACCGCCGTCTACCATTACGAGCCGGTGACGCTGCAAAATCGTATCGCGTGGTACGAAGAGAAAAAAGCGGCCGGACTTCCAATCATCGTATGGGAAGAAGGCGATGTCGTGATGGGCTTTGCCACGTTCGGTCCGTTCCGCCCTTGGCCGGCCTATCATTATACGGTCGAACACTCGGTGTACGTCCATCCCGGCTACCGGGGGAAAGGCATCGGCAACAAGTTGCTCCGTGAGATTATCCGCATCGGTGAGGAACGGGAAGTGAAGACGATGATCGGTGGCATCGATGCCGCCAACATCGCGAGCGTCAAAGCGCATGAAAAGTTAGGATTTGTCCATTCCGGAACGATTAAACGGGCCGGCTACAAGTTCGGGAAGTGGCTCGACTTATCGTTTTATCAACTCGATTTGAAAGGTCCTGAGACTCCGCAAGAAGGCTGA
- a CDS encoding zinc ribbon domain-containing protein YjdM — MTELPNCPKCQSSYVYEDGSLLVCPECAYEWSPSEAAEAEADAQIKDANGNVLQDGDTVTVIKDLKVKGTSLVVKQGTKVKSIRLVDGDHDIDCKIDGFGAMKLKSEFVKKI; from the coding sequence ATGACAGAACTACCGAATTGTCCGAAGTGTCAATCGTCTTACGTGTATGAGGACGGGAGCTTGCTCGTCTGTCCGGAATGTGCGTACGAGTGGTCACCGAGCGAGGCGGCCGAGGCAGAAGCGGACGCGCAAATCAAAGACGCGAACGGAAACGTGCTCCAAGACGGGGACACGGTCACGGTCATCAAAGATTTAAAGGTGAAAGGGACGTCGCTCGTCGTCAAACAAGGCACGAAAGTGAAAAGCATCCGTCTCGTCGACGGGGACCATGACATCGACTGCAAGATTGACGGCTTCGGTGCGATGAAGCTCAAATCAGAGTTCGTGAAAAAAATCTAA